The Metabacillus sediminilitoris genome window below encodes:
- a CDS encoding YkvA family protein, which yields MHKKAIGILFIIAYAFFPFDLIPDFLSLFGIVDDVVIATFVLERMIKMSPQFLKDKYKLN from the coding sequence ATGCATAAAAAAGCGATTGGAATCCTGTTCATAATTGCCTATGCATTCTTTCCCTTTGATTTAATTCCCGATTTTCTTTCCCTCTTTGGGATTGTCGATGATGTTGTGATTGCTACTTTTGTTTTAGAAAGAATGATTAAGATGTCACCGCAATTTCTGAAAGACAAATATAAACTTAACTAA
- a CDS encoding TetR/AcrR family transcriptional regulator, which produces MSEHEDEHLVGEYPYVPKQKRALQKRRSLLESGRALFIEKGYDQTNAKEIASHAGVAIGTFYRYFTDKRQLLMSLLEDKIEKLLPPEPNWTNVDPEAFFASLLEQHYQQLDQQSLTRVFPELILKDSQFAEVIAEAKRITHSRIRLSLENAKEQGLVWKDLDLDTVSWSIMVLSEKIPEKQQESGSPVNYYELAKIICRIAFPPEAIQDLKKLQE; this is translated from the coding sequence ATGTCTGAACATGAAGACGAACATCTTGTTGGGGAATATCCTTATGTGCCTAAACAAAAGCGAGCTCTGCAAAAAAGACGTTCATTACTTGAAAGCGGGCGTGCCTTGTTTATTGAAAAAGGGTATGATCAAACAAATGCCAAGGAGATTGCTTCACATGCAGGTGTTGCTATAGGTACCTTTTATAGGTATTTTACAGATAAAAGGCAACTTTTGATGTCGCTTCTTGAGGATAAAATCGAAAAACTTTTACCCCCTGAGCCAAATTGGACAAACGTTGACCCAGAAGCATTTTTTGCAAGTTTATTAGAACAACATTATCAACAGCTTGATCAACAAAGTTTAACACGAGTATTTCCAGAATTGATCCTAAAAGATTCACAATTTGCTGAAGTAATTGCTGAAGCAAAGAGAATTACACACTCAAGGATTCGTTTAAGTCTCGAAAATGCCAAAGAGCAAGGTCTTGTTTGGAAAGATTTAGATTTGGACACAGTTTCGTGGTCGATCATGGTATTATCTGAAAAAATACCAGAAAAACAACAAGAAAGTGGAAGCCCAGTAAACTATTACGAACTTGCTAAAATTATTTGCCGTATCGCATTCCCTCCAGAGGCCATTCAAGATTTAAAAAAACTCCAAGAATAA
- a CDS encoding ABC transporter ATP-binding protein has product MIEEQRIVDIRNVSKYYTLGGETVKALDGVSFSVNKGDFIAIIGPSGSGKSTLMNMIGCLDVPDSGEYLLDGKNVFSLKQKQLADVRNQKIGFIFQSFNLLSKQSAYENVELPLIYRGLNGNSRKEIVMGALKKVGLAERAGHRPTELSGGQQQRVAIARALAGNPPLLLADEPTGALDSKTGIEVMKLIKELNEQGHTIILITHDLEIAKQAKRVIRIQDGKITERTEALVH; this is encoded by the coding sequence ATGATTGAGGAGCAACGAATTGTTGACATTCGAAATGTCAGTAAATATTATACCCTTGGCGGTGAAACAGTAAAAGCACTGGATGGTGTCAGTTTTTCAGTTAATAAAGGAGACTTTATCGCCATTATCGGGCCATCAGGATCTGGTAAGTCGACTCTTATGAATATGATTGGGTGCCTTGATGTCCCTGACTCTGGTGAATATCTATTAGATGGGAAGAATGTCTTTTCATTAAAACAAAAGCAATTAGCAGATGTACGAAATCAGAAAATCGGGTTCATCTTTCAATCATTTAATCTATTATCAAAACAATCTGCTTATGAAAATGTAGAACTACCTCTCATTTATCGAGGATTAAATGGCAATAGTAGAAAGGAAATTGTCATGGGTGCGCTAAAAAAGGTCGGTTTGGCTGAACGTGCAGGTCATCGGCCAACAGAATTATCAGGAGGACAGCAGCAACGTGTAGCGATTGCTCGCGCTCTTGCTGGAAATCCACCTCTTTTACTTGCTGATGAACCAACAGGTGCCCTGGATAGTAAAACAGGAATTGAAGTGATGAAATTAATAAAAGAATTAAATGAACAAGGTCACACGATCATTTTAATAACACATGATTTAGAGATTGCCAAACAAGCAAAACGAGTCATCCGGATTCAAGATGGAAAAATCACCGAGAGAACGGAGGCGCTTGTTCATTGA
- a CDS encoding DUF2187 family protein: MMADSKAKEGDKILFERNSMLIMGEVCKVREESVIVTISKSDAEELKIDTPLTVVSHKNYQIMKSEEGVNVYDN, encoded by the coding sequence ATGATGGCAGATAGCAAAGCTAAAGAAGGGGATAAAATCCTTTTTGAACGAAACAGTATGTTGATTATGGGAGAAGTGTGCAAAGTAAGAGAAGAAAGTGTCATAGTCACGATAAGCAAGTCTGATGCTGAGGAACTAAAAATTGACACACCACTTACTGTAGTGTCACATAAAAACTATCAAATTATGAAATCTGAGGAAGGTGTGAATGTTTATGACAACTGA
- a CDS encoding efflux RND transporter periplasmic adaptor subunit: protein MKKWILSLVVVVVIIGGGATAYGIYNSKTQEASAPVIQTQTAVAEVGNIDVTVSGTGSISTINKEIIKAEENNAVVEEVLVAVGETVEEGEDLITFEDDDLDPIEAPFSGEVTTLNVKEEDTVSMGTELIEVTDYNHLEMVVNVDELDISKVKVGQTAKIDVSALPDIEFTGTVTSVPKEANESESSSVAQYAVNVKINEPKGMKVGMTAEAVITTESKQNVITVPIEAVQKQGDQYYVQASASEEEGSTPENEQQSSSDTKTADIESAAPQGTQKTVEVGLQNEEVAEIISGLSEGEEVILPTLQSSDDSEENMREMMKGGFPGSEMPGGNMGQGGNRGGTGQ from the coding sequence ATGAAAAAATGGATACTAAGTCTCGTAGTGGTAGTTGTTATCATAGGGGGAGGAGCAACAGCTTATGGAATATACAATAGCAAAACACAAGAAGCTAGCGCACCTGTCATACAAACTCAAACAGCGGTTGCAGAAGTAGGAAATATAGATGTGACAGTAAGCGGGACAGGAAGCATTTCTACTATTAATAAAGAAATCATCAAAGCTGAAGAAAATAATGCCGTTGTAGAAGAGGTATTAGTTGCAGTTGGTGAAACAGTTGAAGAAGGCGAAGATTTAATCACATTTGAAGATGATGATCTTGATCCAATTGAAGCTCCATTTTCAGGAGAAGTCACAACATTGAACGTAAAAGAGGAAGACACAGTTTCGATGGGAACTGAGTTAATTGAAGTAACAGATTATAATCATTTAGAAATGGTTGTAAATGTTGATGAACTAGATATTTCTAAGGTGAAAGTTGGACAAACAGCAAAGATCGATGTAAGTGCACTGCCTGATATAGAGTTCACCGGCACTGTAACTAGCGTACCTAAAGAAGCAAATGAATCAGAGAGCAGTAGTGTCGCGCAATATGCTGTAAATGTAAAGATTAATGAACCAAAAGGTATGAAAGTAGGAATGACAGCAGAGGCAGTCATTACAACGGAAAGTAAGCAAAATGTCATAACGGTTCCAATTGAAGCTGTTCAAAAACAAGGTGACCAATATTATGTTCAAGCTTCAGCTAGTGAGGAAGAAGGAAGTACACCTGAAAATGAACAGCAATCAAGTTCAGATACAAAAACAGCTGACATAGAGAGTGCTGCACCACAAGGAACTCAAAAAACAGTTGAAGTTGGTCTCCAAAATGAAGAAGTTGCTGAAATTATTAGCGGTTTAAGTGAAGGAGAGGAAGTTATTCTGCCTACACTTCAATCAAGTGATGATTCTGAGGAAAATATGAGAGAGATGATGAAAGGCGGATTCCCAGGCAGTGAAATGCCAGGAGGCAATATGGGACAAGGTGGAAATAGAGGAGGTACTGGTCAATGA
- a CDS encoding ABC transporter permease: MKLGQAVKIAYKNIVSNKLRAFLTMLGIIIGVSAVIALVSLGQGASQSVSDDVSSLGTTMVSVNIQGNSTTEEVVDYDEVMAFEEYSEVEAVSPTVSGSGTVKNGTTSKDSVSISGVTPAYEDVQMTTISSGRFILDIDQENRNKVVVLGSNVATELFGFTSSVGNEVKIDGTTFKVVGVLSEQGEELQGSVDDMVLIPFTTAQRFLGQTVINSVDVKMASEETVEIGMEKIERFLYNQFSGDETSYNVRNQSDIAEALTSVTDTMTLLLAGIAGISLIVGGIGIMNIMLVSVTERTREIGIRKAIGAKKKDILTQFLIEATVLSGLGGLLGVLIGIGSAEALSIILDMAVSISWLAVGVAVSFSIVIGVAFGIFPANKAANLSPLEALRH, translated from the coding sequence TTGAAATTAGGTCAAGCCGTAAAAATCGCTTATAAAAATATTGTATCAAACAAACTTAGAGCCTTTCTAACGATGCTAGGTATTATCATTGGGGTTTCCGCGGTAATTGCCCTTGTCTCGTTGGGGCAGGGTGCATCCCAATCCGTTTCAGATGATGTATCCTCATTAGGGACAACAATGGTGTCAGTCAATATCCAGGGGAATTCTACAACGGAAGAAGTAGTCGATTATGATGAGGTAATGGCATTTGAAGAATACTCGGAAGTAGAGGCTGTATCTCCAACGGTCTCTGGAAGCGGTACAGTTAAAAATGGAACAACTAGTAAGGATAGTGTCTCTATTAGTGGAGTAACCCCTGCATATGAGGATGTGCAGATGACAACAATTAGCTCCGGACGATTCATTTTGGACATTGACCAAGAAAATCGTAATAAAGTAGTCGTATTAGGCTCTAATGTAGCAACTGAGCTATTTGGTTTTACAAGTTCTGTCGGTAATGAAGTGAAAATAGATGGAACAACATTTAAAGTAGTCGGCGTACTCTCTGAACAAGGTGAAGAGTTGCAAGGCTCTGTTGATGATATGGTTCTTATCCCGTTTACAACTGCACAACGCTTTTTAGGGCAAACAGTAATCAATTCAGTCGATGTAAAAATGGCTTCAGAAGAGACAGTTGAAATTGGTATGGAAAAAATAGAACGATTTTTGTACAACCAATTTAGCGGTGATGAAACAAGCTACAATGTTCGTAATCAATCAGATATAGCAGAAGCATTAACATCTGTAACAGATACGATGACCCTTTTACTTGCAGGCATAGCTGGAATCTCACTTATTGTCGGTGGAATTGGCATTATGAATATCATGTTAGTATCTGTAACAGAAAGAACGAGAGAAATAGGAATTCGCAAAGCAATAGGCGCAAAGAAGAAAGATATCTTAACACAATTTTTAATCGAGGCAACCGTCTTAAGTGGTCTTGGAGGATTACTTGGTGTCTTAATCGGAATTGGCAGTGCAGAGGCGCTATCCATCATATTAGATATGGCGGTCTCTATTTCCTGGTTGGCAGTTGGAGTGGCAGTAAGCTTCTCGATCGTGATTGGAGTTGCCTTTGGTATTTTTCCTGCAAACAAAGCAGCAAATTTAAGTCCTTTAGAAGCTTTAAGGCACTAA
- a CDS encoding sporulation protein: MLLRKYMSLLGVGSANIDLVLPKDTYHRGELINGYFYIKGGTIEQKVKRIDCDLVMVNQSTGQEKIVDTAIILSTNVINSEECNKISFTFKLPETIQASSEDITYRFKTRLTFNEGVASNDQDFIQVI, from the coding sequence ATGTTATTGAGAAAATACATGTCTCTACTAGGTGTAGGTTCCGCGAACATAGATCTTGTATTACCAAAGGATACTTATCATCGCGGAGAATTAATTAATGGATATTTTTATATAAAGGGTGGAACAATTGAACAGAAAGTTAAGCGAATTGACTGTGATTTAGTGATGGTCAATCAATCAACTGGACAAGAAAAAATTGTTGATACAGCGATCATTTTGTCCACTAATGTCATTAATTCTGAAGAATGTAATAAAATTTCCTTTACGTTTAAACTGCCTGAAACAATACAAGCTTCTTCAGAGGACATCACTTACCGCTTTAAAACGAGACTTACGTTCAATGAAGGTGTTGCAAGTAATGACCAAGATTTTATTCAAGTCATTTAA
- the yidC gene encoding membrane protein insertase YidC: protein MKKIKNHMLIILKKYKVILLCAALLLVLSGCGINQAPITPESPGIWDHYFIYTFSSILAFVASFFHGNYGLSIILVTIVVRLCLLPLMLSQVKSQEKMKGLSPEIQALKEKYKSKDESSQRKLQEEIIALYQRHKVNPLSMGCLPMLIQFPILIAFYYAIVRTHEISTHNFLWFNLGHSDPFFILPILVAVTSYIQSSLSVREAVKANPQMALMKYLSPIMMAVFSTGAPAAIPLYWIVGSLFMILQQFVLKMMKKSKNTFVEETMN, encoded by the coding sequence ATGAAAAAAATAAAAAACCATATGCTCATCATTTTAAAAAAATATAAGGTAATTCTTCTTTGTGCAGCCCTTTTACTTGTTCTATCAGGATGTGGAATAAACCAAGCTCCAATCACACCTGAGAGTCCGGGGATTTGGGATCATTATTTTATTTATACATTTTCTTCAATCTTGGCATTTGTTGCATCGTTTTTTCATGGCAATTATGGATTATCCATAATTCTTGTGACAATTGTGGTAAGATTATGTCTATTGCCATTAATGCTTTCGCAAGTAAAAAGCCAAGAGAAAATGAAGGGATTATCACCGGAAATTCAAGCTTTAAAGGAAAAATATAAATCAAAGGACGAGTCTTCCCAAAGAAAGCTTCAAGAAGAAATAATCGCCCTTTATCAAAGACATAAAGTAAACCCATTATCTATGGGATGTTTACCAATGCTCATTCAGTTTCCAATTCTCATTGCTTTTTACTATGCAATTGTTAGAACACATGAGATTTCAACTCATAATTTTTTATGGTTTAATCTCGGCCATTCAGATCCATTCTTTATTCTTCCAATTTTAGTTGCTGTAACTAGCTATATCCAAAGCTCTCTATCCGTGAGAGAAGCTGTAAAAGCAAATCCGCAAATGGCTTTGATGAAATATCTTTCACCGATCATGATGGCAGTCTTTTCAACAGGAGCTCCTGCAGCAATCCCACTATATTGGATTGTCGGCAGTCTCTTTATGATTTTGCAACAATTCGTATTGAAAATGATGAAGAAAAGTAAAAATACTTTTGTTGAAGAAACAATGAATTAA
- a CDS encoding response regulator transcription factor gives MKSILVVEDEIAISMVLGAYLEKEGYVVHYAYNGVEALQKNEEVNPALILLDIMMPMLDGWAVLEKIREKSSCPVIMITALSDMNQKLQGFDGGADDYITKPFAAEEVLARVSAVLRRSPQLEETEKVKLYGTLKINFLSHQVFINGIEIQLTPRDLSLFLFLAGHPNQTFTRERLIENVWGYDYEGSDRAVDLAIKRIRKLLSGWDASYGEIKTLRGLGYQFYIQ, from the coding sequence ATGAAATCAATTTTAGTTGTAGAAGATGAAATCGCCATTTCAATGGTACTTGGTGCATATTTAGAAAAAGAGGGATATGTCGTTCACTATGCATACAATGGTGTCGAAGCATTACAAAAAAATGAAGAAGTAAACCCTGCACTTATTTTATTAGATATTATGATGCCCATGCTTGATGGCTGGGCAGTTTTAGAAAAAATTCGTGAGAAAAGCTCTTGTCCGGTCATTATGATTACAGCCCTGTCAGATATGAATCAAAAATTACAAGGCTTTGACGGCGGTGCAGATGATTATATAACGAAGCCATTTGCAGCGGAAGAAGTACTAGCAAGAGTTAGTGCAGTATTAAGACGATCTCCCCAGCTGGAAGAAACAGAAAAAGTAAAGCTTTATGGAACACTTAAAATTAATTTTCTTTCACACCAGGTTTTCATAAATGGCATTGAGATTCAATTGACACCAAGAGATTTATCCTTGTTTTTATTTTTAGCAGGGCATCCGAATCAAACCTTTACACGTGAGCGATTAATTGAAAATGTATGGGGCTATGATTATGAAGGAAGCGATAGAGCGGTCGATCTTGCAATAAAACGAATTCGTAAATTACTAAGCGGGTGGGATGCATCATATGGAGAGATTAAGACGCTTCGCGGATTGGGTTACCAATTCTATATTCAATAA
- a CDS encoding small multi-drug export protein, whose product MEWIQQTDGIWQYFILFLLAAAPLLDVFLVVPLGIGLGLNPIAVGIIGFAGNFLMVLIFGLFFRQLSKWREKRRQKKGITAPSKRETRARRIWEKYGLPGLALVAPGIVGTDLAAILALTFGSSRPRVISWMAISLVIWTIALTIGSVYGFGYMKVI is encoded by the coding sequence ATGGAATGGATTCAACAAACTGACGGCATTTGGCAATATTTTATATTATTTTTACTAGCGGCAGCCCCTTTATTAGATGTCTTTCTTGTTGTTCCGCTAGGAATTGGATTGGGTTTAAATCCGATCGCTGTCGGGATCATTGGTTTTGCAGGAAACTTTCTAATGGTACTTATTTTCGGACTCTTTTTTAGACAGCTCTCAAAGTGGAGAGAGAAAAGAAGACAAAAGAAGGGGATAACAGCACCATCAAAAAGAGAAACAAGAGCAAGGAGAATATGGGAAAAATATGGACTACCTGGACTTGCCTTGGTTGCTCCCGGTATCGTAGGTACAGACTTAGCTGCTATATTAGCACTCACCTTTGGTTCTTCACGTCCTCGTGTGATTTCGTGGATGGCGATTAGTTTAGTCATATGGACCATCGCATTAACAATCGGCTCAGTATATGGTTTTGGATACATGAAGGTAATTTAA
- a CDS encoding IS3 family transposase (programmed frameshift) has translation MRNLYTDFQIKELEKNPNIVSVSERTITYSPDFKIKAVQEYKQGKLPSQIFIENGFELEIIGKKQPKRCLQRWRETYDRFGEEGFLTERRGKGSTGRPSSKSLSVEEQLKKAEARIKFLEAENGFFKKARRIRKAGVEEEKILTKAETFYLIEKTIREHQLKGSVTYLCKLAGVSRSGYYDWLKSALSRELREEKDELDIELIRHIFISKKEKVGALQIKMFLENDYLAVMNHKKIRRLMAKYNLVAKIRRTNPYRKITRATQEHRTCPNILNREFSQEEPGKVLLTDITYIYYGNGQKAYLSCVKDGTTKEILAYYLSTSLKMDIVHKTLIKLEKAVNGYFHPEAILHSDQGFHYTHPEFQMKVKKLGLTQSMSRKGNCWDNAPMEGFFGHFKDLAEFKTCESISEVKIEIDRVIEDYNNYRYQWGLMKMTPAQYRGYLLAA, from the exons ATGAGGAATTTATATACAGATTTTCAAATTAAGGAATTAGAAAAAAATCCAAATATAGTAAGTGTTTCAGAACGGACAATCACCTACAGTCCTGATTTTAAGATAAAAGCAGTACAGGAATATAAACAAGGGAAGTTACCTTCTCAGATCTTTATTGAAAATGGATTTGAATTAGAGATTATTGGCAAAAAGCAACCTAAACGTTGTCTCCAAAGATGGAGGGAAACCTATGATCGTTTTGGTGAGGAAGGGTTCCTTACGGAACGTCGTGGTAAGGGAAGTACAGGGAGACCATCCTCAAAATCCCTTTCTGTAGAGGAACAACTTAAGAAGGCAGAAGCTCGGATTAAATTCCTAGAGGCTGAGAATG GATTTTTTAAAAAAGCTAGAAGAATTAGAAAGGCAGGCGTTGAAGAAGAAAAGATATTAACAAAGGCTGAAACGTTTTATTTGATTGAGAAGACAATTAGGGAACACCAGTTGAAGGGTTCTGTTACCTACCTATGCAAATTAGCAGGTGTAAGTCGTAGTGGCTATTATGACTGGCTAAAGTCTGCCTTATCACGGGAACTTCGAGAAGAGAAGGACGAATTAGATATAGAACTAATTAGGCATATCTTTATAAGTAAAAAGGAGAAGGTTGGAGCCCTTCAAATCAAAATGTTCTTGGAGAATGATTATTTAGCTGTGATGAACCACAAGAAGATTAGACGGTTGATGGCTAAATATAATCTAGTAGCCAAGATTAGAAGGACAAATCCTTATCGAAAAATAACAAGGGCGACTCAGGAACATCGTACCTGCCCCAATATCCTTAATCGTGAATTTAGCCAGGAAGAGCCAGGGAAAGTGTTACTTACGGATATTACCTATATTTATTATGGTAATGGACAGAAGGCTTATTTATCTTGCGTTAAAGATGGAACAACGAAAGAAATCCTAGCTTATTATTTATCGACTTCCTTGAAAATGGATATTGTACATAAGACACTGATAAAGTTAGAAAAAGCAGTAAATGGCTACTTCCATCCGGAAGCAATCTTACATTCAGATCAAGGGTTTCACTATACTCATCCTGAATTCCAGATGAAAGTAAAGAAATTAGGACTAACACAATCCATGTCCCGCAAGGGGAATTGTTGGGACAATGCCCCAATGGAAGGATTCTTTGGCCACTTCAAGGATTTGGCTGAGTTTAAAACGTGTGAAAGTATATCTGAAGTGAAAATAGAAATCGATAGAGTAATAGAGGATTATAACAACTACCGTTATCAATGGGGCTTAATGAAAATGACCCCGGCACAATACCGGGGTTACTTATTAGCAGCATAG
- a CDS encoding FbpB family small basic protein, with protein MRKVSFVELMRKNKEELLKDKAQIEKIEKRIDQKYMKKLSNHINQGG; from the coding sequence ATGAGAAAAGTATCATTTGTAGAGCTAATGAGAAAAAATAAAGAAGAATTACTGAAAGATAAAGCACAAATTGAAAAGATTGAAAAACGTATCGATCAAAAATATATGAAAAAATTATCTAATCATATTAATCAAGGAGGATAA
- a CDS encoding sensor histidine kinase gives MKKRRVIFQKSNGISPYIWAFLSVLPFYYIFKSSSMIEIIIGIILTILFFISYRFAYISKNWSVYLWSSILIGISITLSYLFYYVYFSLYIAYLVGNIKKRLAFILLYILHLLGTIVSIYLTIMQIEELFLQQLPFVIIMSISVILLPFSIYNRKERGQLQEKLEDANKKISELVKVEERQRIARDLHDTLGQKLSLIGLKSDLARKLIYKDPEQAQNEMKDVQQTARTALNEVRNLVSEMRGIRLKDEIKHIEQILEAAQIHFVCDQEFSLKNVPLLTENILSMCLKEAVNNVVRHSGASTCFITFKQSRNLIQIMVKDDGIGKITKDNFTRGNGLTGMTERLEFVNGSLEIYSREGTTLLIKVPNVVMQTDKEELT, from the coding sequence ATGAAAAAAAGACGTGTAATATTCCAAAAAAGTAATGGTATTTCCCCATATATTTGGGCATTTCTTAGTGTTCTACCGTTTTATTATATTTTTAAATCATCCTCTATGATTGAAATTATCATTGGTATCATACTGACTATTTTGTTTTTTATTTCGTATCGTTTTGCTTACATATCGAAAAATTGGTCCGTTTATTTGTGGTCAAGCATCCTAATCGGTATCTCCATCACGTTGTCTTATTTGTTTTACTATGTCTATTTTTCTCTTTATATTGCCTACCTTGTTGGTAATATAAAAAAACGGCTTGCTTTTATCTTGCTATATATTCTTCATTTACTTGGGACAATTGTTTCCATCTACTTGACAATTATGCAGATAGAGGAATTATTTCTGCAGCAATTGCCATTTGTCATTATTATGAGTATAAGTGTCATCTTACTTCCTTTCAGCATCTATAATAGAAAGGAACGGGGCCAGCTTCAAGAAAAACTGGAAGATGCTAACAAAAAGATTTCCGAGCTCGTGAAAGTAGAAGAACGACAACGTATAGCTAGGGATCTTCATGATACACTTGGGCAAAAGCTCTCACTGATTGGGTTAAAGAGTGATTTAGCTAGAAAATTAATTTACAAAGATCCAGAACAGGCTCAGAACGAAATGAAAGATGTTCAACAGACGGCAAGAACCGCATTAAATGAAGTCCGAAATCTAGTATCAGAAATGCGCGGCATTCGATTAAAAGACGAAATCAAGCACATTGAACAAATACTCGAAGCAGCGCAAATTCATTTTGTATGTGATCAAGAATTTTCACTTAAAAATGTCCCATTGTTAACTGAAAATATTCTCAGCATGTGTTTGAAGGAAGCAGTGAACAATGTTGTAAGACATAGTGGTGCATCTACTTGTTTTATCACATTCAAACAGTCTCGAAACTTGATTCAAATAATGGTTAAGGATGACGGTATTGGCAAAATAACAAAGGATAACTTCACTAGAGGAAACGGCCTGACAGGAATGACTGAACGCCTAGAGTTTGTTAACGGAAGTTTGGAAATTTATTCAAGGGAAGGAACAACCTTACTTATTAAAGTACCGAACGTTGTGATGCAGACAGATAAGGAGGAGCTTACATGA
- a CDS encoding response regulator transcription factor, whose amino-acid sequence MIRIVIAEDQQMLLGALGSLLNLEDDMEVVGKASNGEEAVALVQKFQPDICITDIEMPGMTGLEAAEVLKDTGCKIIILTTFSRSGYFQRALKAGVSGYLLKDSPSDELANSIRSIMQGRRIYAPELMDDVYSEENPLTEREKEVLELVADGKNTKEIADQLSIKTGTVRNYISTILEKLDVKNRIEAITQSKEKGWFK is encoded by the coding sequence ATGATTCGAATTGTCATTGCTGAAGATCAACAAATGCTTTTAGGAGCATTGGGTTCACTACTCAATTTAGAAGATGACATGGAAGTTGTTGGGAAAGCTAGTAATGGAGAAGAAGCCGTTGCACTGGTTCAAAAGTTTCAACCTGATATTTGCATTACAGATATAGAAATGCCTGGAATGACTGGACTTGAGGCAGCGGAAGTCCTCAAGGATACTGGCTGCAAAATCATTATTTTAACAACCTTTTCGCGATCTGGTTACTTCCAAAGAGCATTAAAAGCTGGTGTTAGCGGCTATTTATTGAAAGATAGCCCAAGTGATGAACTAGCCAATTCAATCAGAAGCATTATGCAAGGCCGGAGAATTTACGCCCCAGAATTAATGGATGATGTATACAGTGAAGAAAACCCGCTCACTGAGCGTGAAAAGGAAGTTTTAGAGCTCGTTGCAGACGGAAAGAATACAAAAGAAATTGCCGATCAGCTCAGCATCAAAACCGGAACGGTGCGTAACTATATTTCAACGATATTAGAGAAACTTGACGTTAAAAATCGTATAGAGGCCATTACACAATCAAAGGAAAAAGGTTGGTTTAAATAA